The sequence below is a genomic window from Mycobacteroides abscessus ATCC 19977.
CAACATATTTGGCGAACGTGGCGGCCGCCGCCCTGGCGGTTTGGTGATTGCGGCGCTCCATGGCCGCGAAGGTGGCGCGTGGCCGCCATGGAGGTATCGACCACCAACCGGAGCCCGCCATCACCAGATCGACGTGAGCGCGCATGCGCCGCGCCGTGCGGGTACGCATCAGCTCCCAGCACACCGCCGCACCGACGTTGAGTGTGCCGGCGCGAAATACCCCGTCGTCCTGACCTCCGATGTAGAAGGCGTTCTCCCACATGGTCGGTAGATCCTTGTCGTGCCGGCCGACCATCCCGGTCGCGTCCGCGGCGAAATAGGCGTTGCGGACATGCCCATCTTTGTCGCGGCACAGGAACGAGCCGCCGACCAGCGCGTCGTAGTGGTGAGCCAGGGTCCGCAACAGCTCGGTGGCAGCTCCTTCGGGAGGTAGTGCGGCGTCTCGGAGTGCCGGGTCGAACGCGATCCCGGTGGTGAAGAACTCGGGGAGCGCGATGATTTTTGCGCCGGCACGCCCGGCCTCCGCGGCCAGTTGTGCGCACTTGCCCAGATTCGCGGCCACATCGCCGATGACTGCCTCGAGTTGGATCGCAGCTGCCAGCACCATAAACCGAACGCTACTATAAAACTGAGCGCTACTACAAGACTTTATGTGCGGACGAGCCCGCGCTCGATGATGTCGCGGCCCAACTCCAGTACGCGCTGCATTTCGGCGGGTTCCAGCCGCAGCCGGTCGGGGCGCAAGTTGAGCGACAGCACGCCATTCCACGCGCCCCACAAGAAGATTGATACGCGTACCGGATCTGGGCAGTGCACTTCACCTGCTGCGTCGGCCCGGCGCAGCACATCGGCGATGTCGCCGACCAGAGCCTCGACCTTGTCCGCGATGCGCCGCTCGACCTCGTCGGCCATATCGCCGGGAGGTACGTCCAGGGTGCGCAACGCGATCATTCGGAAGTACCCGGGATTCTGTAGGTGGAAATCGCAATAGGCGTCGCTGGCTGCGCGCAGTTCCTCCATGGGGGTGCGCCCCTGGCCAAATGCCACGGCCATCGCCTGCTCATTGACCGACAAGGCCCGCTCGACGAGTGCGAGGTATAGGCGTTCCTTGTTCTTGAAGTGGTGATAGATGGAACCCACCGCGAGGCCGGCGGCCTCGGCGATGGCATCCACCGTGACCGCGTGGAACCCGCGTTCCGCGAAAAGGCCTTCGGCCGCGTCGAGTATGGCCGCGGTGGTGACAGCCGTGCGACGGTCTTGACGGCGGGCCTTGGTCTCAGACACCCACCGAGGTTACGGGTTTTTTGCCGCGGTGAAGGCGAACGCCTCGGACCTGGTCACCGGAGAGGTATGTCCCGGCACCCCGCGCCGACGATGCGTGCCAACCGGCAGCCCCGCAGTCGACGGCAAGTGCCTGGTTGTAGCGTGATCTGATGGTCGTCACGCTGCACCCAAAGTCGGGTCTCAAGGCACGCTTGTCGTTTCTGCTAGTGATGCTTTTCGTCAAGCCATTGCTGATCTTGTTCCCGATCTTCGACGCAGGCCTGCGGCAGCTCAAGTGGCTGGATCGCGGGGCGCAGCGCGGACCCGACGCACCAGGCATCCAACGGTCTCGGGTCAGCCTGGCCAACAGGCCCACCGACCTCATGATTCCGGCAGGCACGACAGTCGCGGAAGCCGATACCGCCATCCTTTACCTGCATGGCGGCGCTTTCATCGCGTGCGGTCCGGCCACGCACCGCAAGATCACCGGCCTGCTGGCCCGCCAGCTCCGGGTACCCGTCTACGTGCTCGACTACCGGCAGCTGCCGGAGGTCGGCGTGGGCTCCTCGGTCGCCGACGCGGTGCAAGCCTATCGTGAACTACTCCAGGACTACGCGCGCGTGATTGTCGTCGGCGACTCGGCCGGCGGGTTCCTGAGTGGCAAGGTCATCGAATACGCACACACCCATGGGTTGCCGAAACCGGTTGCCTATGTGGGTTATTCGCCGTTGCTGGATCTGGACTTGGCTGCCAATCCGGCCAGTACCAGCCGCCACGACGCGTACCTGCCCAAGGGCAAATTGAGGAAGCTGGCCCCCAAGTTCGACAGGGGGCCAGTGGAATTCGCCGGAGAGCGTCGCGTGGTTGCCGTGCCGGTCGAGGCGTACCCGCCCACATTGCTCATTACCGCGCAGGATGAATTCCTGGAGCCGGACGCCATCGCACTTGCCGAGAAGCTCTCCGCGGCGGGTGTGGTGGCCAAGGTGCACAGCTACTCATGGCAGCTGCATGCCTTCCCGGCCATAGCCGTCTCGCGTGATACCGCAGAGGCTGTGGTGCTGTCTGCCGACTTCATCAACGAGGCGCTTTCCGCCGCTGAGCAAGGCCCGGCGACAGAGCAGGCTGGCTGACCAGCCGGGGAAGCATCCCGGCGATATCTGCGTTGGACTGTGCCGGGCCAGCCATGCTGGCCATCGACCCGACGCGAGGAGCCATCGCACCATGAGTCTGTTGTTCGAGCCGTACCGGCTGCGCGACATCACCGTTCCCAATCGGATCTGGATGTCGCCGATGTGTCAATATTCGGCGGCCCCGGCCGGGCCGCTGCTCGGCACCCCGAACGATTGGCATCGCACCCACCTGATCAGCCGCGCGATCGGCGGCGCCGGATTGGTGTTCACCGAGGCCACCTCCGTGAATGCGCAAGGGCGGCTTTCCCCATACGACACCGGTCTCTGGAACGACACCCAGGAGCAGGCCTGGGCAGCCATCGTGGACGGTATCAAGCACTTTGGCGCCGTCCCCGCGATACAGCTCGGGCATGCCGGGCGCAAGGCATCCACCGTCGCTCCGTGGGACGGGCACCGCTCGCTGGAGCCCACGGACCCGTTGAGTTGGGGGACCGTCGGGCCCACCGATGCGCCATACGGTGATTTTGTACCACCCGTGGCCGCCACCACCGCCGACCTCACCGCGATCATCGAGGACTATGTCAGCGCCGCCCAGCGTGCCCTACGCGCAGGTTTCCAAGTGCTCGAGGTGCACGCTGCCCATGGATACATCCAGCACCAGTTCCTTTCTCCGGCAAGCAATACCCGCACCGACGAGTACGGCGGCTCGTTCTCCGGACGGGCCAAACTCACTCTCGACACCGTCACGGCGGTCCGCACCGTCTGGCCCGAACACCTACCGTTGTTTGTCAGGGTTTCGGCGACCGATTGGCTGTCCGAGGAACCGGGACACGAGGCGGACAGCTGGACACCCGATCAGACAGTCGAGCTGGCCAGAATGCTGCAGCCGCGTGGCGTAGACCTCGTGGACGTGTCGACGGGGGGCAATGTGCCGCACGTGCACATACCCACCGGGCCCGGATACCAGGTGCGTTTCGCTCGGCGCATTCAGACCGAAACACCGCTTCCCGCAGCGGCAGTGGGCATGATCACGGAGCCGCATCAGGCCGAATCCATCCTCGCCGCGGGCGATGCCTCCGCGGTGCTCTTGGGCCGTGAACTATTGCGCGATCCGTACTGGCCGCGGCGGGCGGCGCGCGAGCTGGGTGCGGATCTGAGCCCCGCGGTGCCCAAGCAGTACGCGCGGGCGTTCTAGCCCGGCAGTCGCGAGAGCACCAGCCGTAGTACCTTGACGGCAGCGCGCTTGTCCAACGGGGAATTTCCGTTGCCGCACTTGGGTGATTGCACACATGATGGGCATCCCGCATCGCATTCGCAGGCGTCGATGGCGTCGGCCGTGGCGCCCAGCCAGGTCGCGAGTTTGTGGTATCCCCGCGCGGCGAAGCCCGCACCGCCGGGGTGGCCGTCGTACACGAATACCGTCGGCAGACCGGTCTCCGGTTGAAGCGCGGTAGACACACCGCCGATATCGCCGCGGTCGCAGCTAGCTACCAACGGCAGCAGTCCGATCGCGGCGTGCTCAGCAGCGTGTAGGGCGCCGGGGGTCGAGAGCGGATCGATATCGATGCCCGCCAATGCTTCCGGCGTGACGGTGTACATCACCGCCTTGGTGCTCAGCGTCGACGAGGGCATGTCGAGCTCGACGAAGTCGAGGATCTCCCCGGTTGTCAGCGTGCGTAGATAGCCGATCACCTGATGGGTGACGTCCACGGGAACCAGCCCAATCTGTATGTCACCCAGGTCGATCCGCTCGCCCTCGCCGGTGATGGCAATATCGATGGTGGAGCGCGCGAACGTCGAATAGTCGGGCCGGTCGTTGTGCACCAGGGCGATTCCGTCGCCGAAGTCCAGTGAATCGACGACGTATGTCTCGCCGGAATGCAGGTAGACCGCACCCGGATGCACTGTCGCCGGAGCGCGTCCGGTGTCGACCGTGCCCAGCACCCGTCCGGTGTCGGCTTCGAGGATCATGACCTGCCCGCCGATCGACCCTCGGATGTCCACCGCGGCATATGGGTTGAGGCCCGGTGCTGCGAAATACCCGCCGGGCCGCTTGCGGAGCAGCCCGTCGTCGACCAGATCGGATACCACCTGCCCGGCGTCGAGAGAGCGTACATCATCCTCGGTGAGTGGGAGTTCTGTTGCCGCACAAAGCAGATGAGGACGCAGCACATGTGGATTGGTAGGGTCGATCACCACCGCTTCGATCGGTTTGTCCAGCAGGGCTTCTGGATGGTGCACCAGGTAGGTGTCCAGTGGATCGTCGCGTGCCACCAGCACCACCAACGAGCCCTGTCCACGACGCCCGGAGCGCCCGGCCTGCTGCCAGAATGACGCCACGGTACCCGGGAACCCCGCCACCACCACGGCATCAAGCCCGGCGATATCGACGCCCAGCTCAAGGGCATTCGTCGTCGCCGCACCGGTCAACGTGCCGCTCGACAGCGCCTGCTCCAGCGCACGCCGGTCCTCCGGTAGGTAACCGGCCCGGTACGCCGCCACCTGCGATACGAGGCCCGGATCGACCTCGGACAGCCGATGCGCGGCGCCTAGTGCTGTCATCTCCGCGCCACGCCGCGACCTGACGAAGGCAAGCGTGCGCGCGCCCTCCTGGACAAGGTCGGCCAACAGCCGCGACGTCTCGGTACTGACTGGGCGGCGCACCGGTGCCCCGTTCTCGCCGGTAATCGGCAGCAGGGGTGGCTCCCACAGGGCGACCGTGCGCATCCCGTGCGGTGATCCATCCGCGACTACCTCTTCAACGGGCTGACCGATCAAGGCCTGCGCCGCCGCACCAGGATTGGCAGTCGTGGCACTGGCGAACACCACCGTCGGATGTGAACCGTAGCGCTCGCATAGGCGTAGCAGACGTTGCAGTATCAGTGCTACGTTTGACCCGAAAACGCCACGGTAGTAATGGCATTCGTCCACCACGAGATAGCGCAGGCCG
It includes:
- a CDS encoding alpha/beta hydrolase, with amino-acid sequence MVVTLHPKSGLKARLSFLLVMLFVKPLLILFPIFDAGLRQLKWLDRGAQRGPDAPGIQRSRVSLANRPTDLMIPAGTTVAEADTAILYLHGGAFIACGPATHRKITGLLARQLRVPVYVLDYRQLPEVGVGSSVADAVQAYRELLQDYARVIVVGDSAGGFLSGKVIEYAHTHGLPKPVAYVGYSPLLDLDLAANPASTSRHDAYLPKGKLRKLAPKFDRGPVEFAGERRVVAVPVEAYPPTLLITAQDEFLEPDAIALAEKLSAAGVVAKVHSYSWQLHAFPAIAVSRDTAEAVVLSADFINEALSAAEQGPATEQAG
- a CDS encoding TetR/AcrR family transcriptional regulator codes for the protein MSETKARRQDRRTAVTTAAILDAAEGLFAERGFHAVTVDAIAEAAGLAVGSIYHHFKNKERLYLALVERALSVNEQAMAVAFGQGRTPMEELRAASDAYCDFHLQNPGYFRMIALRTLDVPPGDMADEVERRIADKVEALVGDIADVLRRADAAGEVHCPDPVRVSIFLWGAWNGVLSLNLRPDRLRLEPAEMQRVLELGRDIIERGLVRT
- a CDS encoding carbon-nitrogen hydrolase family protein, which encodes MVLAAAIQLEAVIGDVAANLGKCAQLAAEAGRAGAKIIALPEFFTTGIAFDPALRDAALPPEGAATELLRTLAHHYDALVGGSFLCRDKDGHVRNAYFAADATGMVGRHDKDLPTMWENAFYIGGQDDGVFRAGTLNVGAAVCWELMRTRTARRMRAHVDLVMAGSGWWSIPPWRPRATFAAMERRNHQTARAAAATFAKYVGAPVVHAAHVGEFHCAMPWIPLKYRGHFEGSTLITDGTGSIVAERRPEEGPGIVLGDIHLGRLPPAAEVPDRFWLHSRGALPTAAWHYQRWHGRRWYRRNMVTT
- a CDS encoding DEAD/DEAH box helicase, whose protein sequence is MTVGYGRELLDLIVAGTPSGETPVRHICDIPARNAEVTSWPQWAHPDAIAAFAAQGVTAPWSHQVAAATLAFAGRHVVVATGTASGKSVAYQLPILTALASEPRARALYLAPTKALGHDQLRAVRELITGVDNFERVQPCTYDGDSSNELRRFARESSRWIFTNPDMIHVSLLHNHTRWSAFLRGLRYLVVDECHYYRGVFGSNVALILQRLLRLCERYGSHPTVVFASATTANPGAAAQALIGQPVEEVVADGSPHGMRTVALWEPPLLPITGENGAPVRRPVSTETSRLLADLVQEGARTLAFVRSRRGAEMTALGAAHRLSEVDPGLVSQVAAYRAGYLPEDRRALEQALSSGTLTGAATTNALELGVDIAGLDAVVVAGFPGTVASFWQQAGRSGRRGQGSLVVLVARDDPLDTYLVHHPEALLDKPIEAVVIDPTNPHVLRPHLLCAATELPLTEDDVRSLDAGQVVSDLVDDGLLRKRPGGYFAAPGLNPYAAVDIRGSIGGQVMILEADTGRVLGTVDTGRAPATVHPGAVYLHSGETYVVDSLDFGDGIALVHNDRPDYSTFARSTIDIAITGEGERIDLGDIQIGLVPVDVTHQVIGYLRTLTTGEILDFVELDMPSSTLSTKAVMYTVTPEALAGIDIDPLSTPGALHAAEHAAIGLLPLVASCDRGDIGGVSTALQPETGLPTVFVYDGHPGGAGFAARGYHKLATWLGATADAIDACECDAGCPSCVQSPKCGNGNSPLDKRAAVKVLRLVLSRLPG
- a CDS encoding NADH:flavin oxidoreductase/NADH oxidase produces the protein MSLLFEPYRLRDITVPNRIWMSPMCQYSAAPAGPLLGTPNDWHRTHLISRAIGGAGLVFTEATSVNAQGRLSPYDTGLWNDTQEQAWAAIVDGIKHFGAVPAIQLGHAGRKASTVAPWDGHRSLEPTDPLSWGTVGPTDAPYGDFVPPVAATTADLTAIIEDYVSAAQRALRAGFQVLEVHAAHGYIQHQFLSPASNTRTDEYGGSFSGRAKLTLDTVTAVRTVWPEHLPLFVRVSATDWLSEEPGHEADSWTPDQTVELARMLQPRGVDLVDVSTGGNVPHVHIPTGPGYQVRFARRIQTETPLPAAAVGMITEPHQAESILAAGDASAVLLGRELLRDPYWPRRAARELGADLSPAVPKQYARAF